A region of Salinibacter sp. 10B DNA encodes the following proteins:
- a CDS encoding DUF4296 domain-containing protein, whose product MSALLLASAGLTACSSFSSNNSRVPDTTMTKVLVELHLANARRSHVGTLPDGLKDSVFARHDVQRSDFEATLRHYSRNPKAFDALYNTVIDTLKAIESRLRQNPYDDAPQPPPDRGSSSAPSE is encoded by the coding sequence ATGTCTGCTCTGCTCCTTGCGTCGGCGGGCCTAACGGCCTGCTCCTCCTTTTCATCCAACAATTCCCGAGTGCCGGACACCACGATGACGAAGGTACTGGTCGAGTTGCACCTCGCCAACGCCCGGCGGAGTCACGTGGGGACCCTTCCGGATGGACTAAAAGATTCGGTATTTGCGCGTCACGACGTCCAACGGAGTGACTTTGAGGCTACACTCCGCCACTACAGTCGCAATCCGAAGGCATTTGATGCCCTGTACAATACCGTAATCGACACCCTCAAGGCGATTGAGAGTAGGCTTCGGCAAAATCCGTACGACGACGCTCCTCAGCCCCCTCCAGACCGCGGCTCCTCGTCGGCCCCTTCGGAGTAA
- the trpB gene encoding tryptophan synthase subunit beta, protein MAEPSSPTTTYSAPDDTGHFGSYGGAFVPEILTPVLEDLRAAYKTYKDDPDFKEEFRHHLREYVGRPTPLSYCERLTEEIGGARIYAKREDLCHTGAHKINNTIGQIMLATRMGKERIIAETGAGQHGVATATVCAKFGVDCVIYMGAEDIERQRLNVERMRLLGAEVREVTTGSETLKEATSEAIRDWVSNPDDTFYIIGSVVGPHPYPMMVRDFHRVIGTETRAQLREVEGRETPDAIVACVGGGSNAMGIFHPFLDDEYVQMHGAEAAGEGLHGNHAATLAKGSPGVLHGAMSYLLQNDEGQIELAHSLSAGLDYPGVGPEHAYLRDTERVTYHPVTDEDALQGVKLLSETEGIIPALETAHAMHLLPDLARSLAEERGDDAVIVFNCSGRGDKDMDTIAKHL, encoded by the coding sequence ATGGCTGAGCCTTCCTCCCCTACGACGACATATTCCGCCCCGGACGACACGGGACACTTCGGTTCGTACGGCGGTGCCTTCGTGCCCGAAATTCTAACTCCGGTGCTCGAAGACCTGCGGGCCGCGTACAAAACCTACAAGGACGACCCCGACTTCAAAGAAGAGTTTCGTCACCATCTCCGCGAATACGTGGGACGTCCCACACCGCTCTCCTACTGCGAGCGGCTGACCGAAGAGATCGGTGGGGCACGCATCTACGCCAAGCGCGAGGATCTCTGCCACACCGGCGCCCACAAGATTAACAACACCATCGGCCAGATCATGCTGGCCACCCGGATGGGGAAGGAACGCATTATTGCCGAAACCGGCGCCGGGCAACATGGCGTGGCCACAGCCACCGTCTGCGCCAAATTTGGGGTCGATTGCGTCATCTACATGGGAGCGGAGGACATCGAGCGCCAGCGCCTCAACGTGGAGCGCATGCGGCTGCTCGGAGCCGAGGTGCGAGAAGTCACCACGGGCAGTGAGACCCTGAAGGAGGCCACGAGCGAAGCCATTCGCGACTGGGTGTCGAACCCGGACGATACGTTCTACATCATCGGCTCCGTCGTCGGCCCTCATCCCTACCCGATGATGGTTCGGGACTTCCACCGCGTTATCGGTACAGAAACCCGCGCCCAGCTGCGGGAGGTGGAAGGGCGAGAAACGCCGGATGCTATTGTGGCCTGCGTGGGCGGCGGGTCGAACGCGATGGGCATCTTTCACCCCTTCCTCGACGATGAGTACGTGCAGATGCACGGCGCCGAGGCCGCCGGGGAAGGCCTCCATGGCAACCACGCCGCCACACTCGCAAAGGGCTCGCCGGGCGTTCTGCACGGCGCGATGAGCTACCTCCTGCAGAACGACGAAGGACAAATTGAGCTTGCTCATTCTCTCTCGGCCGGCCTCGATTATCCCGGCGTCGGACCCGAGCACGCTTACCTCCGCGACACGGAGCGCGTCACGTACCATCCGGTCACCGACGAGGACGCCCTGCAGGGCGTGAAGCTCCTCTCCGAAACCGAAGGCATCATCCCTGCCCTCGAAACGGCCCACGCGATGCACCTCTTGCCAGACCTGGCCCGGTCGCTGGCCGAAGAACGAGGGGACGACGCCGTGATCGTCTTCAACTGCTCCGGCCGGGGCGACAAGGACATGGACACCATCGCGAAGCACCTGTGA
- a CDS encoding DUF4837 family protein: MVDRFLDVRFALLAGSLAFVLALVVGCDGDYRPRAIGKEGEVTVVMDSSLWTGAVGDTFRATVTPWIETLPQPERYFEIRHLELSSERAYESIQDLKNVVIAAPLSDSTNEANFLRRRLSEEAKQAIQNGQSAVVGKPDLWRRSQRVFFVTAATADDLEQVLKKQGEEIRRTFKEITLARMEREMYEDARQFALEDSLMQRHDFAVNVQHDFQIAIDTMSASSGFVWLRRVLARTRREFFVYYEENASPSQLSPEWVYTTHDSLTQEYLRGSVSGFVRIDYRRSLETSQTNVLSRYGYKTRGLWHMVKPGENEGEFMSVGGGGPFLAYAFYDQPTDRLYLLHGSVFAPDFDKLQFLRQMEVMANTFRTREDLDQATDSATVASTE; encoded by the coding sequence ATGGTCGATCGTTTTCTCGACGTCCGGTTCGCCCTCCTTGCCGGTTCCCTTGCATTTGTGCTGGCCCTAGTAGTGGGCTGCGACGGCGACTACCGGCCGCGTGCCATCGGCAAGGAAGGAGAGGTCACCGTCGTGATGGACAGTTCCCTCTGGACCGGCGCCGTGGGCGACACGTTTCGTGCCACCGTGACGCCCTGGATCGAGACCCTGCCGCAACCTGAACGCTACTTTGAAATTCGCCATCTGGAGCTTTCCTCCGAGCGAGCGTATGAGAGCATTCAGGACCTGAAGAACGTCGTGATCGCCGCTCCGCTCAGCGACTCGACCAACGAGGCTAATTTTCTTCGGCGCCGCCTCTCGGAGGAAGCAAAACAGGCAATCCAGAACGGGCAATCCGCCGTCGTTGGCAAACCCGATCTCTGGCGTCGGAGCCAGCGGGTATTTTTCGTAACGGCCGCCACTGCCGACGATCTCGAACAGGTGCTCAAAAAGCAGGGGGAGGAGATCAGGCGCACGTTCAAGGAGATCACCCTTGCCCGAATGGAGCGAGAGATGTACGAGGACGCCCGTCAGTTCGCCTTGGAGGACAGTCTCATGCAACGGCACGACTTTGCCGTTAATGTGCAGCACGATTTCCAGATCGCCATCGACACCATGTCGGCCTCCAGCGGCTTTGTGTGGCTGCGTCGCGTCCTGGCCCGCACACGGCGCGAATTCTTCGTCTACTACGAGGAAAACGCCTCTCCGAGCCAACTCTCGCCCGAATGGGTCTACACAACCCACGACTCCCTCACGCAAGAGTACCTGCGCGGCAGCGTCTCCGGCTTCGTCCGGATTGATTATCGGCGCTCCCTCGAAACGAGCCAGACCAACGTGCTCAGCCGGTACGGCTACAAGACACGGGGACTCTGGCACATGGTGAAACCGGGAGAAAACGAAGGGGAGTTTATGAGCGTGGGCGGAGGCGGTCCCTTTTTGGCATACGCCTTCTATGACCAGCCCACCGACCGCCTGTACCTGCTCCACGGATCGGTCTTCGCCCCGGACTTCGACAAGCTGCAATTCCTCCGCCAAATGGAAGTGATGGCCAATACTTTCCGTACTCGCGAAGACCTGGATCAGGCGACAGACTCGGCAACAGTTGCTTCCACAGAGTAA
- the trpC gene encoding indole-3-glycerol phosphate synthase TrpC has translation MSNVLDKIIADTRELVAKRKKETPIAELKDRPFYDEREPLSLVEALQESGMSFIAEVKKASPSKGVIREDFDPARIAQQYAANDTSAISVLTEPLHFQGSLEHLAWIRAHVPDVPLLRKDFIVDPYQLVEARAVGADAVLLIATALAPGQLSELHAAATELGLSCLVEVYSREDLEKIDWEQVSILGVNNRDLTSFEVDIENSLRIFENVPRSVGRVAESGLSDPETLVRLREAGVNGVLIGEHFMRADHPGEAVTDLRNRAKQIALERAG, from the coding sequence GTGAGTAATGTACTTGATAAAATTATAGCCGACACCCGCGAGCTGGTAGCGAAGCGGAAGAAGGAGACCCCGATTGCCGAGCTCAAGGATCGTCCCTTCTACGACGAGCGGGAGCCGCTGTCCCTCGTCGAAGCCCTGCAAGAAAGCGGCATGTCCTTCATCGCGGAGGTAAAGAAGGCCTCTCCATCGAAGGGGGTGATTCGAGAGGACTTCGATCCGGCCCGCATCGCGCAGCAGTACGCCGCGAACGACACGTCGGCCATTAGCGTGCTCACTGAGCCGCTGCACTTTCAGGGCTCGCTCGAACACCTTGCCTGGATCCGAGCCCACGTGCCGGACGTCCCCCTGCTCCGAAAGGACTTTATCGTCGACCCCTATCAGTTGGTGGAAGCGCGGGCGGTGGGTGCCGATGCGGTGCTCCTCATCGCTACGGCCCTGGCGCCGGGACAGCTGTCGGAGCTCCATGCCGCGGCGACCGAGCTCGGGCTCTCCTGCCTCGTTGAGGTCTACTCGCGCGAGGACCTGGAAAAAATCGACTGGGAGCAGGTCTCCATTCTTGGGGTAAACAACCGAGATCTCACAAGCTTTGAGGTAGACATCGAAAACTCGCTCCGGATTTTTGAGAACGTGCCTCGCAGCGTGGGCCGTGTGGCCGAGAGTGGGCTCAGTGATCCGGAGACATTGGTCCGCCTTCGCGAAGCCGGCGTGAATGGCGTCCTCATCGGCGAACACTTCATGCGAGCGGACCATCCGGGCGAGGCCGTCACGGACCTCCGCAACCGTGCAAAGCAGATCGCCCTGGAACGAGCAGGCTAA
- a CDS encoding phosphoribosylanthranilate isomerase: MKLKVCGITELEDARYLAGAGADYLGFVQHEDSPRYAPPSLASDIIEWVHGPKPVGVFVNDGAAEINAAVDEAGFAFAQLHGQEPPHVVEAVNCPVIKAIHVRNDAAPEQLRTLFERYEDVAEYFLLDTHNSSVWGGTGESFNWRLARELSSDYPIFLAGGIDADNVQRAVETMRPFAIDLSSSLEDVPGEKSFGKIDAFFDAFRSVKNTMTDDPDS, from the coding sequence ATGAAACTGAAAGTCTGCGGCATCACAGAACTAGAGGACGCTCGGTACCTTGCCGGCGCGGGCGCCGACTACCTCGGCTTCGTGCAACACGAGGATAGCCCGCGATATGCCCCTCCCTCCCTCGCCAGCGATATTATTGAGTGGGTGCACGGTCCCAAACCGGTCGGGGTCTTCGTGAACGACGGGGCCGCCGAGATCAATGCAGCGGTCGATGAGGCGGGCTTTGCATTCGCTCAACTACACGGGCAGGAGCCCCCGCACGTCGTGGAGGCGGTGAACTGTCCGGTCATCAAGGCCATCCACGTCCGGAATGACGCGGCACCCGAGCAGCTCCGCACCCTCTTCGAACGCTACGAGGACGTGGCCGAGTATTTCCTCCTAGATACTCACAACTCCAGCGTGTGGGGCGGAACGGGCGAGTCGTTCAACTGGCGGTTGGCCCGGGAGCTTTCCTCCGACTATCCCATTTTTCTGGCAGGGGGCATCGACGCCGACAATGTGCAACGGGCAGTTGAAACAATGCGCCCCTTTGCCATCGATCTGTCGAGCAGCCTTGAAGACGTCCCCGGGGAGAAAAGCTTCGGCAAAATCGACGCCTTCTTCGACGCCTTCCGGTCCGTGAAGAACACGATGACCGACGACCCCGACTCGTAG
- the trpA gene encoding tryptophan synthase subunit alpha codes for MSRLDSTFDELQARNEKAMGLFLTDGFPEPDATVPLLHALDRGGVDFIELGMPFSDPLAEGRPIQRASARALDHGVQMQDTFRRAETFRAESDTPLLLMGYVNPVLKYGVEAFCRDAAAAGVDGLILPDLPPEESASLTDAASEYNLDLVFLIAPNSSDDRIRAVDRRATGFVYAVSVTGLTGSDLSGTPSVDAYLERARELVQHNPLLVGFGIKTHEDAMRLSRHTDGFIVGSALINTVDELWADDTHTMDDRLDAVEAFARRLKYGTPATAS; via the coding sequence ATGTCTCGACTCGACTCGACGTTTGACGAGCTGCAGGCCCGCAACGAGAAGGCAATGGGCCTCTTCCTTACCGACGGCTTCCCCGAACCAGACGCCACCGTGCCGCTCCTCCACGCCCTCGATCGCGGCGGCGTCGACTTCATTGAGCTCGGCATGCCGTTTAGCGACCCGCTCGCTGAGGGGCGCCCCATCCAGCGGGCCAGCGCCCGCGCCCTCGACCACGGCGTCCAAATGCAGGACACCTTCCGCCGAGCCGAAACGTTTCGAGCGGAGAGCGACACCCCCCTCCTGTTGATGGGCTACGTCAACCCCGTCCTCAAGTACGGCGTGGAGGCCTTCTGCCGGGACGCGGCCGCGGCCGGCGTCGACGGCCTCATCCTCCCCGACCTTCCCCCTGAAGAAAGCGCGTCTCTCACCGACGCGGCTTCGGAGTACAACCTGGACCTCGTCTTCTTGATCGCTCCCAACTCCTCCGACGACCGCATTCGGGCCGTCGACCGGCGCGCCACCGGCTTCGTCTACGCCGTGAGCGTAACGGGCCTTACCGGTAGCGACTTATCGGGAACCCCCTCCGTCGATGCCTATCTGGAACGCGCCCGCGAGTTGGTGCAGCACAATCCATTGCTCGTGGGCTTTGGTATTAAAACACACGAGGACGCAATGCGGTTGAGTCGTCATACTGACGGGTTCATTGTGGGGTCGGCCCTCATCAACACCGTCGATGAACTTTGGGCCGACGATACGCACACGATGGACGACCGCCTGGACGCCGTTGAGGCGTTTGCGCGGCGCCTCAAATACGGCACTCCCGCTACGGCCTCGTAA